Part of the Zea mays cultivar B73 chromosome 4, Zm-B73-REFERENCE-NAM-5.0, whole genome shotgun sequence genome is shown below.
gcaaaagactaaaggaaagaatggttgtgtagtgtgcgtcgatggaactgcttccatgtaccttaaatcatccaagaagttggtgttcatgggacacagacggttcttgatgaagcagcataagtaccgaaagatgaaagcggaatttaacaatcaactggaaagtgaaggtgcaccaaagccttatagtgggaaacttgtttttgaaattgtaaagaacattcatgttgtattcggaaaggggaaaaacaaaggagaaaagagaaagagaactgacccttcaacttacacaactttcaagaagcaatcaatttttttcaagtacctcccatactggaaggatatggaaatttgccacagcattgatttgatgcatgtaacaaaaaatgtttttgacagcatcattggaaccttgctgggcatgccgagtaagacaaaagacggactcaaatcatgcaatgatctagtagatcttcaaatcagaccggaacttcatccagtggatagtggcaaagggaagccttacctccccccagctagctacaacttgtcagttgaggagagaacaaagatttgcaaatgtttgcgtggggtcaaagtgcccacatgtttctcatccaatatcagcagactagtcaggatgaaggacttgtctctatttggctacaactctcatgactgccatgtgatgatgacggtgttcctcccaattgcagtaagagccctcgaaacagagcatgtcaaagttgtcatcacacgcttgtgttactttttcaatgcggtttcacaaaaagtaatagctttagaagacttggactatctaaaggcatacatcatcgagactatgtgcaagcttgaaatgtgttttcctccatcattttttgatatgcaagtacacctaatcatacatctcgtggatcagataaaaatattagggccactatatttacatcatatgtttcagttggagcgatacctgggagtattaaaaggttatgtgcgaaatcgcgctcacccagagggttcaatcatggagggatacactacagaagaagtgattgagagctgtatagattacatcagtgacgaaataatgataggtgtgcctgtacctaaacatgagggtaaactatgtgggagagggagaatgggcaagaaaacttttcgcgttgaggattacaagctagtacattgtgctcatggtagtgtactacaacatttcacgatagccgagccttacatagaggaacacctggatgagtaggggtgggcattttaaaaccaaaaaccgaacccgaacccgaaccgaacccgaatagaccgaattatTGGTTTATTCgggttttcgggttcgggttcggttcctatatgtgctatatttcgggttatgggttcgggttcggttcctaacctaTAAAACCCGAACAGACCtaataacccgaaatataaaaaagctcttaatatgtgatggtattattatatgatttatgaacttattagctagaaataatgatatcatctaaacgatagtatatatatctttgtatactaatttttatagtcacttgttgtagtaatagtactttcaattaattattcattgtctatattttaacaaaatatactagtctctctacaattcgggtctattcggtggaccgaatagaccgaaccgaaattgtgagtctattcgggttcggttcctaaaatatttttggaaatttcgGTTCTTATTTTTCAGAACCCGAAATTTtacaaacccgaatagaccgaaccgaattaccctaatagaccgaatgcccagccctatggatgagcttcgtaaagaaaatcagaaccgcacagaggactggatcatgagggagcacaaacatcgtttcagcgaatggttaatggacaaaaacatcccattcggagactctttggaagagaaaacaatgaagaatttggcttctgggccatcgtgttttgtgacatcatggcaagcatatgacatcaatgggtacacattctacactaaatcaaaagacatgaaaagtgttgcacaaaatagcggtgttcgtatcgatgcttttgacctacatggacagaagaccacatattttggattcatagaggaaatatgggaacttgattatggcccaagcatgaaaatacccttatttaagtgccaatgggtacaacatcccgtgggggtgatagtggataactacggattcacactggtagacttaaagaaagtaggatataaagatgacctgtgggttctcgccgaatgtgttgcacaagtgttctatgtactcgatccagcagatgagaagatgcatgtagttatttctggaaagcaaaaaattgttggagttgagaatgtgggagaccaagatgaggaatacaataagtatgaagagatgttcgtctttaacggtccagagagaatcaagcgtgtggaaaagaaaattgataagaacttaaagccatacatgcggaaaaatggtagttcatgaaaaattgtatgaatcaaattgtatttgttatcatgtatgatcgactatgaattgtggttgccaattaatttaaaatctctctagttatctatgtgtgctattataattcatttaaattgtatttgcatattattgttaaaaattaaatattaattcatttaaattgtatttgcatatttctgttaaaaattaaatattaattcatttaaattgtatttgcatatttatgttaaaaattaaaattattttcatatttaaattgtatttacatatttttacaatcacaggcggttttttcttagggtccgtttgtgaaaaggatagagcaccacagtcggtcctaaacaaaaaccgcttgtgatactattacatcacaggcgtactgaaccgcctgggacatcacaggcggttttctaaccgaaccgcatgtgatgtaaaaagcctaccgcttgtatatagccaaattgtactagtggcaGGTCTGGGTTTACCCACGGCTCTTGTTTTGATGGCCGGAACGGTACTAGTAGTAGTATATGCTTGTATGAAAATGTAGAACCACAACGGAGTGATATGTGTTCAGCTGCTGTATTGATTGTTGCTTGCTTTTACAGTTTCCGTTTGTGATATTGAAACGACGAGTAATTTTGATTTTTTTTGTTTGCCTGCTATGGTTTTCAATTGCTAGATGGCAAGAACATTAATGCTCTCCTCGGATTAAAACCAGTTGTTCGGACTACTGCAGCTACAATGCATAAAGATAAAATACTGTGGAAGCAGTCCAATCCAGTACGAATTAAAACCGACTACTACAGCTATAATCCATAAAGACAAAGTACTGTAGAAGCAGTCCAATCCAGTACTAATTAAAACCAAACGGACATGTTGTTACTCTCCAGTAGTCCATAAAAAGAGATGTTCAACCTCGGGTCCTTGTTGACTGTTCTTGGCTCCGGGTCAGAGAAACAATAACCAACAATGGAAGTGGTATGGATTCGTCTCCTACACTTGAATAGGAGTACCTGATAGTAGTAGAGGCACTTGATTTCTTTCTGCAATGAAGCATGGAAGAAGGCACACATCTAAACAAGTGCTGCACGTTTTCCTGAGCTCTGCAAATGACGTTTCTTCCACATCCTCCTAGGCTCCTAGTTCCTCGCCATGCTGCCCATGCATATATCCCCAACAGACGTGCGTCGAGTTTGAAGAGGCCTGTCCCGTTTTAGGACATCTGAATGCACGCGGGCCATCAAACTTTGGCTGCTTCCACTGGCGCGCCAGCCCTCTCGGCAACAATCTGCTCGTAGAGGTCTCTAATCTTCAGCCCGACGATGGTCTGGAAGAGACCTGTCCCGTTGTTGCTTCCAGGGAAGTCCGCGTGCTTCAGCATCTGCTGTGTCACCTCCCCGTAGAACTTGGTCGAGAGGTTGCTCAGATGGCTCTCCACGTAGATGAGCTCGTCTAGTCTGTCGAACTGCCCATCCATCTCCAAAACAGATACCTGAGAAGACATGGAATGGAAGCAGATGCTGAGACGACGACTGACACTTTCGCCTTGGAGGGCCGGGGATTTGAAGAGGACAAACGAAACAGGGATGGGCTGGTTTTACATTACGCTACCTCGTTTCCGAAGTAAATGTCTGGGCCGTAGGCGAATTTGATGCCGGGGTAAGAGCACGTGAGCTTTCTTCCACAGGGCACCCAGGAGATGGTGGACCCTTCGTCGAAGAGATAGACCGGGTTGAATTTGTCCACCCCTTCTTTCATGATCAGCTTGACTCGCAGAACCTTcccttcgtcgtcgtcggggaTCAACTGGGTCGGCAGAACTTCGATCACGGCGTCAGCGTACTGCTTCTGCGGATCTGCCGCCACACCAACAAGCGGTAAGCTAGCTATAGCACTGTGTCTTCATTTGCTGACTATATATTTGATTTAGCTAGGTTTATTCAGAAGCAGTTTAATTACACcgataatttatttatttatatatataataataataatgacgtACCAATATATGCATCGAAATCTGGTTTCCTGGCTTCGATGCTGGCCTTGATGCTTTCAAGGCTGTGCCCACGCTCTGCCATGTCCCGCTGCCAAATTAGTAGCGGTGATATTTTTTTAGAAATTAAACAGCAGAAAGATACCCTTTACTGGCTCGTGTGGAGCAAGCTAAGGAACATACAAGTATTTTCTGACCTGGATTTTCCATGCAAACTTAACCTCATCACTGATGTCCAAGTAGATGCTGAAGTCTAAGAGGTCCCTCACACGCTCGTCGAACCTGTGGTTTAAGCAAACAAAAGTAGCTGTCATGGCTTGTAAGACAACCTTCTTGTTACTTCCATTGAGCACAGCACACACAACACTCTGATATATAGAATTGAGCACCGGGGTatgtgtatgtatgtatgtagcaGCAGAAGTGGGTCGGAGCATGCATGCACACGGGCACATATATAGAACCTGAGCTTACATTGGGTGCAGACCTTCGATGACAAAGATCTTGGGCGGCGTGATAAGCTCCGGCGGGTCGAGGAGGCCGGTGACGTGGTTGTAGATGGGCTTCTGGACCGCCTGGCCTTGCTTGATCGCCTTCACCTGCTCGTACATGAGGTCGAAGTTGTTGGCCCTCGGGTCGAGCGCGGTGACGCCCTTCTCCTTCCTGCCGGTCCTGTCCAGGGAGTGGTAGTCGTCGAGGCATATCACGGTCGTGGTGTCGCTGATGAGCGTGTTGGAGTCCGGGTTCCCGCCCCTGGGCGGCTCCGCGGCGCCGCCGAAGACGCTGGTGAGCCGGCGCATGAAGGTGCTCTTGCCGCACCCGGAGTCCGCCGCCAGGCCGATCACCACTGGCTTGTTGCCGTCGGCGGAGCACGAGACCTGGAGTAAGGTCCTGCTCACCCCTCCTCCACGCCTTCTGCTGCCGCTCCTCCTGTTGATGCTGGTCAAGAAGATGACTTGCTTCTGCACCAAGCCAGCTGCCGCGTTCGAGACGGTCGTCGTGCATGGGGAGCGCAGGGAGATGGTGGTGGTGTGCGCGCTGCAGATCGCCATCATGCCGGCGGCTGCGTTTGTCTTGTCTTCTTCCCCCCCGGCCGGCCCAAGAGTCCAAGCCTTGTGTGGGTGGCAGGGACCTTGGAGAGGAGAAGAGAGGGAGAACGGGATGGTGGGTGTGGACTGTGGAGCTACGAGATAACAGGACGAAATGAGGATGGCGATGATGTGGCGTGTCCCTATTTTTCGTTTTGTTTTTGTTTCCCCCTCGTAATAGCGAGGACAGCTTATAATAATGAGCTGAAAATGAGTTCTTCCTTTCATCCATTCCCAGCGAGTGTATTTTGTCAGCATCGAGTTCTTCCCTTCATTCGTTTTCCTTCCATTCATTCGCAGCGAGAGTGTGTATTTTGTCAGCATCGAGTTCTTCCTTTCATTCACTTTCCTTTCATTCACTCGCATTTCGCAGCGAGTAGTGTATTTTGTCAGTATTGAGTTCTTCCTTTCATTCATTCGCAGCGAGTAGTGTATTTTGTCAGTATTGAGTTCTTCCCCTTCTTTCATTTTCTCGCAGCGAGTGTATTCTGTCGGTATTCCTCCACTGGACTGGACACTAAATTTAATTTCCTTGCTGAGAAAAGGCTATAATATTTTTCATGACCATTTTTCCTGATGATGCTTCTAACACCTGCCATGGCAAGGTTTAATGGCGAGTTATATGCAGAAAACATTTTGCTTACTGCTCGTCTGGTAGCTGCTAAATCAGACGTACACTACGTATTTGAGATCTCCGTACTTGTCGGTATTGCTGATTAGCTGAGGATGTCTGAGTGGCCTGGCCTGACTAGTGATGGCCCACGGACGATCGTGGGAAAGCTTGGTTGGGGTCGCATGGATTCAGATATGGTTTCTCCACGTGGCGGCGCATGGATGGCTGGTTTCAGATGAGGGAATGACGGGTGGCTGGGGGCGAGACCTGGGAGGATGTTGCTGATGATCGCCAACGCCAAGTAACATGCTGCGCTACGCACGTTCTTGGTAAAGCAGCATCCGCTCTGTAGGCGTGCGCCAGGTAAGCATCCGCGTCAGCCAGGAGCCCAGGACTTTGGCAGCGTCCACATCACCTGATGTCCTAGACCTTTGAGAgaatttcccttttctttttttcctttttcttttttcttctttGGAATATGCCAACCCAAAGCATGTGTGTCGTATATGCATCGAGCGAATTGCATTAACCCTCTGTTAAACTTTAGTCGCGGGACTAGTCGTTTGGTTTTCAGGATTAAAAGTTATCGCGGGTCATTAAATAATATTAAAAAGAGACTATATTGTTCTTCAACCAACCACCGCTCTCTCTTAGGGTGCGCTTGGTTGTGGGATACCTAGGGATAGGCAGGACAAAGACGTTCTGCCGTCTCATCTCGTCTCTTTAATTTTGATGGACAACTGGTAATAACACTAGGACAGCTTTGTTCTAACCCCTGACCCTAAACCAGACAACCTTATTTAAGAATCATCACATTTCGTCATGTCCCATCGTTACAACCAAATGCATCTTAGTCTCTTTGGTATTTGGACATCGCAAGGAGGGGTAGCACAATGAGGGGCAGGAACCGTAAAGATAATCGTTTAGTCCATTTCAATCATCCTTTGAGGGACTACAGACAAAACCGATTTAGTCCCTTTTTTAGTCTTTGAGGGACAACGTAATGATGTAATACTCCAAAATCATATTCTGAGTAAATTAGAAAAAACTCATTTCGTGATTTAAATAAATATGTTTTTTAATAATATATTACCTAAAAGATTTTTATGTGAACTATCTTTTGTGTTAAAGATCTATTCTCTAAAAAAGAATTAAGTTAAACTATATCTTAATATAGATTTTACATAAGAAAttatattattttaaacaaatatgTGAAGGTTATAGATTTATTTTATTGTAATTCTAAAATGTGGCTATGTGTTtgaattattttctttaataattatTATGGTAAAACATCTTACATGAATTATTCCTACTGAATTTCATTTGCTTAAATCGATACTAATTAATGGTAATAATTTGCATTCATGTTGAGTTTTGTTTGTTGCAATTTATGATTGAAATAGAAAATTTAACTTAGCTCTAAATTagacttgaattttaaatttaaaatagaaagcagAAATTAGAAATAAAATATAAGCTAATATAATGTATCGATGTATGCTTGGTTGGTTTGTTTGTGTACTACGTTCTTTAGATAAAGTTGATACAAATTAGGATATCGTCATAAGATATTTAATTaaatactccttttaaatctcgtGTGTAACACCAAAAAAAttaatttaaaatttaaataaaaatatattctaaaTTTTATTTAAATTGTAGGTCTAATATGATCAGTATAAATTAATAacaatattattggaataaaatagacaggttagttttaataCATATGATATGATTCTAACaaataagtaccagattagattTGTCATGTAACCGTCCACCTCTCTACCTATATAAATATGTGTCATTCTAGAACCTTAAGCCATCAACCATAGATCCATCTCCTTTATAGTCTCGCAGCAGCACCACCGCCATCCAAGTCACAGCAGCCAGCCGCTAGCTAAGCTCGTGGCCATAAGTCGTCATCACCAGCTCGTCGAAGTTCGAGTTCCTCCACAACTCTAGCGACAACTCCGATGAGGAATTTCTCTCTGTCCATTCGTCTTCAAGGGCAACCTAGAACATTGATTCCAGGtcgtgctttcttttatttagtaAGCTCAGCCGAAGACCGACAGCACCTGCAAATGAAACATGCATGCCTTTCGTCTCGCTTGGACACTGGGGAGATCTGGATAGAGTCTTTCTCGCTCAGTAAAGAAGAGTACGCGTGCTACGGCCAATGTACCTTAAATTCCTATACGTAAAGTCGAGAGCTAGAGAGAGAGTAAAAAAGACGTTCAAAGGGTGAAGCTAATGCCATCTGACATTCATGCACGAATCCATCCCTCGCACTTTGTTTCGCTAGCTGCCCTACCTCGTAATGGTGCCAGTGTCGGCTCGATGATGGACTCGGGAATGGCGCTAAAGCACTCGCATCTCTGAAATTCTAGGACAAAAGCTATGTTGATCGATTTACCATGGATCTCCGAAACGGGAAACAAGAAAAGTAATAGAAATTGTGTGCCGGCAACGAACAATCTCTTCCTTGGTGCTGAAAAGTTCTAGAAATGCATAGAGCAATGAAGTGACTCCTTACACCACTAATGGTTCTATTTTCGTACTAACTGTCGGGCCTACGCTTTTCGAGTGTAGCCTATCTTATCCGAAGAGCGACGGAGAAAAGGATACCCGCAAGGCTGGCTCGGGGGAAGAGATTGGTGCTATTGAGATATTAGGCCCTTATGGTATCTCGTACACATTCCGACGATTGGCCGAGCGTCGGTCATCACATGTTACTGGTTGGATGACGATCGGAAAACTCTTAGTAGGTTGGGATCAAGAAGAAGGTTATTGAGATCATTTCCTGGATGGAAGTCGGGAATGAATCGGAAAGATCCCAATTTATCTAATATCTCGGGTGAATACGTGTTGCTTAGCTTTATCCACCAAGCCTTGTGTTCTATGAACTTTTTTAAGAAGGAAACTCAAATGAAATAAATAACTTACAGAGATGCTTTTGTTGCCAGCAGAGATATTCATGTGATACATGATACCGTAGTGCTTCCTATCGAATCGATCATTCTTTACTTACTTTATTAAGATTAAGTGGGCATCCCTCACTGAAAGAGAATCAAGTAGGGTGAAGTGGTTGCATTCGCAGGGCTTAGGCCAATCTTCAGATCCAAGTAGAGAGTGGAATTATTTCTTTTCTTCCCAAGACTTCATCATTCAATATGCGCCCCTCCTATCCGAAAAGAAGCATATCCGAATAAAGCAAGGTAACCCACAAAGCATTTTTAGCTATTAAGGACTGACTTCAAAAGGCTCAAAAAAACTGGAATCAGTTGGAGGGAGCTGTAAACACAAGAAGTAACCGACACATTTTGAGTTGGGTTCAGCTGTCTGCTGAGATTTGCACAGCGACATTAGCCACGGGCTTCTTTCACTTGTTACTTTTCCTGAGAGTCAGCCATACTAGAACGCACACGGAAGATATGGCTTCACTATGGATTTCCTTTTCGTGCTATATGTCAAGCGGACCAGCAAAGTCGAATGAATGATTGGAGAAAGCAAGGTCAAGTCAAGATCAGCAAGTCAGAGATCTTCAGACAAGCATTGTATTTGATTTCGCGACTCTTGTCAACTGTTAGCAGGTAGGCTCGAATCAGCAGAGCTTTGTCACCACATTTTCAGTTCGTCGAACGGATCTGTGGTTCATCGGCAATCTGCGAAAAAACCAATATGTCCAGCAACAACGCGAGATCAAAGTGCTTGATTGGAAGGTAAGTTGGTGGTAGGTCAATGATCTTTCCTGCATGATAGGCTTGGCGCTTCCCACCTAGTAGATAACCACCATCACATACTCTTTTACATGAAAGACTGCTATACAACACAAATTTAACAGTAGGTACATTAATGATAAGTTAGCAGCAGTTGGGTCATGCTTTTGTAAACAAACATTTTCCACAGTTAACGAACTAATCTAACTAATCAGATTGCGTCATGTCATCTATTTTTGTGCGGCCCcactaatttattaaaaatacGATATCTTCTAGATCAAATACTTGTTTTAATTTTTTCAAATTGTATTAGGTTCATATTAATTTTGCGTACGTAGTAATAACACTGTTTTAATCATAtcacatgttttaattaattaattaattatttgtttaattaatgttaattagtgtcggcgtttcggacccgtggGTCCCTGTACCGACTACTAAATTTGTCGttgtgtgtccctgcccagatgggttggcgcaagattgaacacaaggggggaatgtgacttgtattatctcgcatcgggggatgctcgtagtaggggttacaagcgtcgagagagagagagagcctgttcgttagctcgtccCCTGCGTGACCCCTCctgcaggaaggccctggacctcccttttatagatgcaaggagagggtccagatgtacaatggggggtatagctatgcgctaacgtgtctggtagagaagtgcctgagccctgtgtacatgccaacgtggctgtcggagaagtgcttgagccctgtgtacgcgataatgtggccgtcggagaagtgcctgagccctgtagaagcacagctggcggtgcgactgggatcctgctgacgtctccttgcttccgtaaggggctgagaaccaccgacgtcatggacgcacacggggaaccatcattacctgttactggggtgagctagatgggacgccggtcttgttcccccatagcctgagctagctaggggtagggtaatgatgtatcccctgtggcgcggtcggtccgagcccaaggtcgggcgaggcagagacttctcccgaggccgaggccggggtcgggcgaggacgcgattcctcccgaggtcgaggctaaggccgagtcctggggtcgggcgaggcggagacctcctcccaaggctgaggcctaaggtcgggcgagacgaagcttcctgttgcgcccgaggctgaactcgactgttgtcagtcttaccccggtgggtggcacaacagtcggagcggggcgagcggcgctgttttcctgtcaggtcggtcagtgaaagggcgaagtgactgcggtcacttcgaccttgtcgactgaggcgcgcatgtcaggataaggtgtcaggcgatccccacattaaatgtgcatgtgatacggtcggttggtgaggcgatttggccaaggttgcttcacaacgaagcctgcctgagccaggcttcgggcgagtcgagggtgcgcccactgcctgaggaggccctcgggcgaggcgtgaattcgtccgggactgctgttcccgcccgaggctgggctcgggcgaggcgagattgcgtcccttggtagacgaggccttgacctgaatcgcgcccatcagtctttgcggtttgtgctgagtgtggttaccagccgtgtttaggagtgttgggggtacccctaattatggtacccgacagtagcccccgagcctcgaagggagtgttggtactcgcttggaggctttgccacattttttgtgaggggaccggcctttctcggttatattttttcggtgggtgcgcgcgagcgcacccgccgggtgtagcccccgaggcctcggaggagtagtttgactcctctgaggtcttaatgcttttcgtgatgcctcggtcggcctggttgttccctcatgcgacctggtcgtagcccgggtgcatggtcaggttccgagtttttaggctggtttgttgacgctgtcaacagtttggccgtagccgggttgcgagagcagcccccgagcctctgcacggagcgagaggacgatcaaggattgTCTCGACTTTTAAtatacgccccttcatcgcctttccgcaaggaggaaggggggaagcgccatgttgccctcggagagcgccgaacatggtgt
Proteins encoded:
- the LOC100279820 gene encoding Phosphoribulokinase, chloroplastic, with amino-acid sequence MMAICSAHTTTISLRSPCTTTVSNAAAGLVQKQVIFLTSINRRSGSRRRGGGVSRTLLQVSCSADGNKPVVIGLAADSGCGKSTFMRRLTSVFGGAAEPPRGGNPDSNTLISDTTTVICLDDYHSLDRTGRKEKGVTALDPRANNFDLMYEQVKAIKQGQAVQKPIYNHVTGLLDPPELITPPKIFVIEGLHPMFDERVRDLLDFSIYLDISDEVKFAWKIQRDMAERGHSLESIKASIEARKPDFDAYIDPQKQYADAVIEVLPTQLIPDDDEGKVLRVKLIMKEGVDKFNPVYLFDEGSTISWVPCGRKLTCSYPGIKFAYGPDIYFGNEVSVLEMDGQFDRLDELIYVESHLSNLSTKFYGEVTQQMLKHADFPGSNNGTGLFQTIVGLKIRDLYEQIVAERAGAPVEAAKV